GTTGTCGTGGCAGCAATTACTGCGTTGCGGAGACCGGAACGGCAAAGTACTTTTGATTGATTTCATCATAAGTGCCATTGGCTTTTATATTCGCTAACGATTTATTGATCTTTGCTTGTAGCTCATCACCAGGACGTACTGCTATCGCAAAATTATCATTGATATCAATCTCATCCCCTTTCAAAGCATAATTACTGCCTGTGGGCGAGCTAAGCCATTCTATGGCTGGTAGTTTATCAGATATCATAGCATCAACACGGCCTGACTCTAAGTCCAAAAAGGCATTGCTAAGCGTATCGTATAGCTTCATATCTGCTTTTGGATACGCACCTTCCAACCACTGTGAAGAAACCGTAGAACGCTGAGCGGCAATGGATTGCGCATTGATATCGCTGCTATCACTAGGATCGAAACTGCTGTCTTTTTTGGCCAAAAATACTAGGCTATTACTAAAGTACGGATCGGTAAAGCTAACTTGCTGCGCCCGTTCAGGTGTCACTGACATAGCCGCTACAATCGCGTCATATTTGCCGGCTTTGAGACCAGGGATGATACCGTCCCAATCTTGAGCAGTAATCTCACAAGTGACTTGCATGTCAGCACATATAGCGTTGGCCATATCGACATCGAAGCCACCAAGCGTACCATCAGCATTGGTAAAGTTAAAAGGCGCATAAGCCCCTTCTGTGCCGATACGTAACACTTCTTCTGTGGTTACAGCTGTGGCGTCTGTACTAGCAGCAGCATTATCATCAGCGCTATCTTGACCCCCACTACAACCTGCTAACATTAAGATAGCAGCAGTCGCCAGCAATGAAGTCGATCCACGACGGGCTGTTATGAAGTTAGTGTGGGCTATAGTTGGGGCAAAGTTTTTGCTCATGGTCATCCTTGACGTTCTTCCTTAATAAAAGTTTTACTGACGGCTATTGGCTAGCGAGTGCTTAGTAACCAGCTGCTTTGGCTGGTTGTTCTTCAACATTAGCATCATCAACGACCATGACTTCTTTCACGCCAACGGTTGCGACTGCTTTTTGTGCAGCAGCCGTTGAACTGGTGCCAAAGTAGCTGCCAGTGATTTGGTCATACGTGCCGTTGTCTTTTAGCTCAGCCAACGCTTTATTAAATTTAGCAACTAAAGGATCGGCTTTACGGAAAGCAATACCCATCGCATCTTCGTCAGTACTGATCTCTTGACCTTTGACTTCATAGTCCTTACCCGCTTCTGTTTTCAACCAATCAATACCCGTCACTTTGTCCGACATCATCGCACGAACACGACCTGACGTGAGATCTAGATAGGCATTATCTTGGGTATCATAAAGCTTGATATCGGCCTCTGCATGCTCATCTTGCAAGTATTGCGATGCGACGGTTGAGCGCTGTGACGCCACTGGTTGATCTTTTAGACCGTCAACACTGATGTCATCACCTTTTTTGCCAAT
The sequence above is a segment of the Psychrobacter sp. PL19 genome. Coding sequences within it:
- a CDS encoding transporter substrate-binding domain-containing protein, with the protein product MLAGCSGGQDSADDNAAASTDATAVTTEEVLRIGTEGAYAPFNFTNADGTLGGFDVDMANAICADMQVTCEITAQDWDGIIPGLKAGKYDAIVAAMSVTPERAQQVSFTDPYFSNSLVFLAKKDSSFDPSDSSDINAQSIAAQRSTVSSQWLEGAYPKADMKLYDTLSNAFLDLESGRVDAMISDKLPAIEWLSSPTGSNYALKGDEIDINDNFAIAVRPGDELQAKINKSLANIKANGTYDEINQKYFAVPVSATQ
- a CDS encoding transporter substrate-binding domain-containing protein; protein product: MTISMTSSMKTKALWLAPLSAAIIMLAGCNNSSTPEDSAAADTATDAAPMKIKIATESSYKPFSYTDADGKLIGYEIELVDALCAQMKADCELISQDWDGLIPGLNAQKFDAIIAGMSITPERKEVVEFTDPYFHTGIILIGKKGDDISVDGLKDQPVASQRSTVASQYLQDEHAEADIKLYDTQDNAYLDLTSGRVRAMMSDKVTGIDWLKTEAGKDYEVKGQEISTDEDAMGIAFRKADPLVAKFNKALAELKDNGTYDQITGSYFGTSSTAAAQKAVATVGVKEVMVVDDANVEEQPAKAAGY